From the genome of Thermococcus chitonophagus, one region includes:
- the cas4 gene encoding CRISPR-associated protein Cas4 — MIEFYASEALICPRRVWFRLKGFPERWPEIAKPRLEKGVKTHEVLGKVLEEKFGFELEKEIILRFPRLGFEIHGRMDAYKEFPIEIKGKSSLPRFPLEYHLAQLNVYLRWSEAEYGYLYYLKLHDDPTKIVNGLNFDNFPRVNGKNFKMFEVPYDPILFKETVKFFYDIKLYLDEDEMPSGAKGPHCKFCPYSYICLSHQLDGFL, encoded by the coding sequence ATGATAGAATTCTACGCTAGTGAAGCCCTAATATGTCCTCGAAGGGTTTGGTTTAGATTAAAGGGATTTCCAGAAAGGTGGCCCGAGATAGCTAAACCCAGGCTCGAGAAAGGAGTTAAAACTCACGAAGTCCTGGGGAAGGTACTTGAAGAAAAATTCGGATTCGAACTTGAGAAGGAGATAATCTTGAGATTTCCAAGGCTTGGGTTCGAAATTCACGGCAGAATGGACGCCTATAAGGAATTTCCAATTGAGATAAAGGGTAAATCATCCCTACCTAGGTTTCCCCTTGAATACCATCTCGCCCAGTTGAACGTATACCTCAGGTGGAGCGAGGCTGAATACGGCTACCTTTACTACCTTAAGCTCCACGACGATCCAACTAAAATCGTGAACGGGCTTAACTTTGACAATTTTCCCAGGGTAAATGGGAAGAACTTTAAGATGTTCGAGGTTCCCTACGATCCCATACTGTTCAAGGAGACGGTAAAATTCTTCTATGATATCAAGCTCTACCTAGATGAGGATGAGATGCCCTCGGGAGCGAAAGGCCCTCACTGCAAGTTCTGTCCCTATAGCTACATATGCCTCTCTCATCAGTTGGACGGATTCTTATAG
- a CDS encoding metallophosphoesterase yields MLIGVISDTHFPKAYFPDKVKDFFKKKGVKYIVHAGDVQDKALIEILEEVAPVIAVKGNADSFKLPEEEVLRVFDWNILIIHGHQFLSLSSQNLVYKALEEGADILVFGHTHRPYYNEVSYMGKRVILINPGSPTLPRLSEPSFAILNLSREDVDVKFYNVWML; encoded by the coding sequence ATGTTGATAGGGGTTATTAGCGATACTCACTTCCCCAAGGCATATTTTCCCGACAAGGTTAAGGACTTCTTTAAGAAGAAAGGTGTCAAGTACATAGTGCACGCTGGAGATGTACAGGACAAGGCTCTGATTGAAATTCTTGAAGAAGTAGCTCCAGTAATAGCCGTGAAAGGAAATGCAGATTCTTTTAAACTACCCGAAGAGGAAGTCCTGAGGGTGTTTGACTGGAACATCCTGATTATCCACGGGCATCAATTCCTCTCACTGAGCTCTCAGAACTTAGTCTACAAAGCACTTGAGGAGGGGGCGGATATTCTAGTATTTGGGCACACTCACAGGCCGTACTACAACGAAGTTTCCTACATGGGAAAGAGAGTAATCCTCATCAACCCAGGATCTCCAACCTTGCCAAGGCTCAGCGAGCCGAGTTTTGCAATTCTCAACCTCAGCAGAGAAGATGTAGACGTGAAATTTTACAATGTTTGGATGCTATAA
- a CDS encoding Gar1/Naf1 family protein: MKRLGKVSHYAKQGFLIVRTTWVPSLNDKVIDKNLRFVGIVKDVFGPVKAPYVAIKPKVKDPEKYVGEVLYIDTRKKKKEKKQMRRKKKF, translated from the coding sequence ATGAAGAGGCTCGGAAAAGTTTCCCACTACGCCAAGCAGGGGTTCTTGATCGTGAGAACAACCTGGGTGCCCTCGCTTAATGATAAAGTCATTGACAAGAACCTAAGGTTCGTTGGGATAGTTAAGGATGTTTTCGGGCCAGTTAAAGCCCCGTACGTAGCTATCAAGCCAAAGGTTAAAGATCCCGAGAAATACGTTGGTGAGGTGCTCTATATCGATACCAGGAAAAAGAAGAAAGAAAAGAAACAGATGAGGAGAAAGAAGAAATTCTGA
- a CDS encoding ArsR/SmtB family transcription factor gives MSEELGKLLDVLGNETRRRILFLLTKRPYFVSELSQELGVGQKAVLEHLRILEEAGLVESRIEKIPRGRPRKYYMIKKGLRLEILLTPTLFGSEMYEPKDIRKSPEYEQARELIKSQEPIDVKMKELAEFLHELDERIKEIIEEKRELEEVKMLVETYIENVMKRISEENKAMMEEIFKEIERVLPPAYAQRIKEKFMENL, from the coding sequence ATGAGCGAGGAGTTGGGAAAATTACTCGATGTCCTGGGGAACGAAACCAGGAGGAGGATACTGTTCCTGCTAACCAAGAGACCCTACTTCGTTAGCGAACTTAGTCAAGAGCTTGGGGTTGGACAAAAGGCCGTACTCGAACACCTGAGAATACTAGAAGAGGCCGGGTTAGTTGAGAGCAGGATAGAAAAAATTCCCAGGGGGAGACCCAGAAAGTACTACATGATAAAGAAGGGGCTAAGATTAGAGATCTTATTGACCCCAACGCTCTTCGGTTCAGAGATGTACGAGCCTAAGGACATAAGAAAAAGCCCAGAGTACGAACAGGCAAGAGAGTTAATAAAATCCCAAGAGCCCATTGATGTTAAGATGAAAGAACTCGCAGAATTCCTGCACGAACTCGATGAAAGGATCAAGGAAATAATAGAAGAGAAGAGGGAACTCGAAGAGGTAAAAATGTTAGTGGAAACGTACATTGAGAACGTCATGAAGAGGATCTCAGAAGAGAACAAAGCCATGATGGAAGAAATATTTAAAGAGATAGAGAGGGTATTGCCCCCAGCGTACGCTCAGAGGATCAAGGAAAAGTTCATGGAAAACCTTTAA
- a CDS encoding HAD family hydrolase, with product MIKAIIFDVDETLVYYEGYSLREWYESIAIPAMKELGILIDWETFRKMAKGELPRSYVENFGIDHVEFWKAMDRANRRYREKLLKEGKIHAYPDVDVIKKLKAKGIKLAAVSNASQDNTELVLRAFDLLDYFDVVLGKDYSYLDGVKPNPYLIEKAINILGVKKKETLLVGDSELDVKAGKNAGIKVVQIIRGRRVEGADYYITNLNELLDLIEHDS from the coding sequence ATGATAAAGGCCATAATTTTTGACGTGGATGAGACGCTCGTTTATTATGAGGGATACTCACTGAGGGAGTGGTATGAGAGTATTGCAATTCCGGCAATGAAGGAGCTCGGGATTCTCATTGACTGGGAGACGTTTAGAAAGATGGCGAAGGGGGAGCTACCAAGGAGCTACGTTGAAAATTTTGGCATAGATCACGTAGAATTCTGGAAGGCTATGGACAGAGCGAACCGACGATACAGGGAGAAACTGCTAAAGGAGGGAAAGATACATGCCTACCCCGACGTTGACGTCATAAAAAAGCTCAAGGCTAAGGGCATAAAGCTGGCTGCCGTTAGCAACGCATCTCAGGACAACACAGAGCTCGTTCTCAGGGCCTTTGATCTCCTCGACTACTTCGATGTCGTTCTTGGCAAGGACTATTCGTACCTAGACGGCGTCAAACCAAATCCTTACCTCATTGAAAAGGCCATAAATATACTGGGGGTTAAGAAGAAAGAGACCCTGCTTGTAGGGGACAGCGAACTCGACGTTAAGGCCGGGAAAAATGCTGGGATAAAGGTCGTACAGATAATAAGGGGCAGGAGAGTTGAAGGTGCCGACTATTACATAACAAATCTTAATGAGCTCCTTGATCTCATAGAGCATGACTCCTAA
- a CDS encoding SDR family oxidoreductase — MKNKLIVVTGGAGFIGSHIAETLARDNDVVVIDNLYSGRIENVPENVKFINADVRDFEAIADVIREADYVFHEAAQISVDESVRNPVFTEEVNVIGTVNILMALAEGNGKLIFASSAAVYGDNPNLPLKESETPSPISPYGVTKLAGEHYCRVFYEIYGVPTVVLRYFNVYGPRQSSAYAGVISIFMRNAIKNKPLTIFGDGKQTRDFIYVKDVVEANLLVAKKKKAEGEVFNVATGKETTVLELALKIIDLSGASSSIVFAPPRPGDIRRSVADISKLRKLGFSPKYTLEEGLKETFGWFKNEWKYF, encoded by the coding sequence ATGAAAAATAAGCTCATCGTTGTTACTGGAGGAGCTGGTTTCATAGGCTCGCACATAGCAGAGACCTTGGCTAGAGACAATGATGTCGTCGTTATAGACAATCTATATTCTGGAAGAATTGAAAACGTGCCAGAAAACGTGAAGTTCATAAATGCGGATGTAAGGGACTTCGAAGCTATAGCCGATGTAATCAGGGAGGCTGACTACGTATTTCATGAGGCCGCTCAAATAAGTGTCGACGAGAGCGTTAGGAATCCAGTCTTTACTGAGGAAGTCAACGTAATTGGAACGGTAAATATTTTGATGGCTCTTGCTGAGGGTAATGGAAAGCTAATATTCGCTTCATCTGCCGCTGTTTATGGAGACAATCCGAACCTCCCCCTTAAAGAAAGTGAAACGCCGTCCCCGATATCTCCCTATGGTGTGACAAAGCTTGCGGGTGAACACTACTGTAGAGTATTTTATGAGATCTATGGCGTTCCTACAGTGGTTCTTAGGTATTTCAACGTTTATGGACCGAGACAGAGTTCTGCATATGCAGGTGTGATAAGTATATTCATGAGGAATGCAATAAAGAATAAACCCCTAACGATCTTTGGTGATGGAAAGCAGACTCGTGACTTTATCTATGTTAAGGACGTTGTCGAGGCAAACTTGCTAGTTGCCAAAAAGAAGAAGGCTGAGGGGGAGGTATTCAACGTTGCTACTGGTAAGGAGACAACGGTGCTTGAGCTGGCTCTAAAGATAATAGACCTTAGTGGGGCATCTTCTTCAATAGTCTTTGCACCCCCAAGGCCCGGGGATATAAGGAGGAGCGTTGCCGATATAAGCAAGCTGAGGAAGCTAGGATTCTCCCCTAAGTACACCTTAGAAGAGGGCCTAAAAGAGACGTTTGGCTGGTTCAAAAATGAATGGAAATACTTTTAA
- a CDS encoding acetate--CoA ligase family protein: protein MDRIAKAREIIEKAKAENRPLVEPEAKEILKLYGIPVPEFKVARNEDEAVQFAREIGYPVVMKIVSPQIIHKSDAGGVKINIKNDEEAREAFRTIMQNAKNYKPDADLWGVIIYRMLPLGKEVIVGMIRDPQFGPAVMFGLGGIFVEILKDVSFRVAPVSKDEALDMIKEIKAYPILAGARGEKPVNIEALADIIVKVGELALELPEIKEIDINPIFAYEDSAVAVDARMIL, encoded by the coding sequence ATGGACAGGATCGCGAAAGCTAGGGAAATTATTGAGAAAGCAAAGGCTGAGAACAGGCCACTTGTTGAGCCAGAAGCAAAGGAGATTCTTAAGCTTTATGGAATTCCCGTTCCTGAGTTTAAGGTTGCAAGGAATGAGGATGAAGCCGTTCAATTCGCAAGGGAGATAGGATACCCCGTTGTCATGAAGATCGTCTCACCACAGATAATCCACAAGAGCGACGCTGGCGGTGTTAAGATAAACATAAAGAACGATGAAGAGGCTAGAGAAGCCTTCAGGACGATAATGCAGAATGCAAAGAACTACAAGCCAGATGCTGACCTTTGGGGTGTCATAATTTACAGGATGCTTCCACTTGGAAAGGAAGTCATCGTTGGAATGATCAGGGATCCCCAGTTTGGACCTGCAGTCATGTTCGGCCTTGGTGGAATATTTGTCGAGATCCTTAAGGATGTAAGCTTCAGAGTTGCTCCAGTCAGCAAGGATGAGGCACTTGACATGATCAAGGAGATTAAGGCCTATCCAATCCTTGCTGGTGCAAGAGGTGAGAAGCCCGTCAATATTGAAGCATTGGCTGACATAATAGTCAAGGTTGGCGAGTTAGCTCTTGAGCTTCCTGAGATCAAGGAGATTGACATAAACCCAATCTTTGCATATGAGGATTCGGCAGTTGCCGTAGATGCTAGGATGATACTTTGA
- a CDS encoding DUF835 domain-containing protein, with product MDLTLIYSLVITISLLYLLVFFIRRINRYSGKVRKAIVGLTGFLTLAVIVRAVETFGKFTGKSEVGAVTYVIYSFTILGMMIMITWYVKFLEEEYPFIIQPQKKVGENGGGEKLIGAYIISGARSRIVDLINMIKELNAPILIFTRSPDFYKDLGENVRVVWITQASDEGIPPTKLHVIQEYAIRFAKENNYAVIIIDCLEYLLIYNEFPSVFKFLVNLKDHLLMLNSALVLAVDEKALEPRQYTLLLNEFEPL from the coding sequence TTGGATTTAACCTTGATATATTCGTTAGTAATAACTATCTCACTATTATATCTACTGGTATTCTTCATTCGGAGGATAAATAGGTATTCTGGAAAAGTTAGGAAGGCTATTGTTGGACTTACAGGTTTTTTAACTCTTGCTGTTATTGTAAGAGCTGTAGAAACGTTTGGAAAATTTACCGGAAAAAGTGAGGTCGGAGCTGTAACTTATGTCATATACTCCTTTACAATACTTGGCATGATGATAATGATCACATGGTATGTTAAGTTCTTGGAGGAGGAATATCCATTCATAATACAACCTCAGAAGAAAGTAGGTGAGAATGGAGGAGGGGAAAAGCTGATAGGGGCTTACATAATATCCGGAGCAAGATCAAGAATTGTGGATCTTATAAATATGATAAAAGAGCTCAATGCTCCAATTTTGATTTTTACTCGTTCTCCAGACTTTTATAAGGATCTTGGAGAGAATGTAAGAGTTGTGTGGATAACTCAAGCTTCTGACGAAGGCATTCCTCCTACAAAACTACACGTGATTCAGGAATACGCCATAAGATTCGCGAAAGAAAATAACTATGCTGTGATAATAATTGACTGCCTCGAGTATCTTTTGATATATAATGAATTCCCGAGCGTGTTCAAGTTCCTTGTAAACCTCAAGGATCACCTTTTGATGCTCAACTCGGCACTAGTCTTGGCTGTTGATGAGAAGGCTCTTGAGCCGAGGCAGTACACTCTGCTCCTTAACGAGTTCGAGCCACTCTGA